Part of the Eshraghiella crossota genome is shown below.
GAAGCATACGATAACAGGACGACATCTGACAAAGAGTATAAAGTCACTGTTGATGACAGGTTAATCATGGAAACCATGAATGAAGAAGGAATGTATACTGTCAGGGCAGAAGCAGTTGATAATGCCGGAAATACCTCGGTAAAAGAAGCAAGTGTATATATAGATACAGTGGCACCGGTAATAGGAGAAATCACAGGCGTGGAACCGGGAAGCGACAATGCGGGAAACGTGACCATAAATATTCCCGTAACTGAAAAACATTTCAGTGCAGAAGGCAACGGCACAGTAATAACCGTCAGGAAAGAACTTGACGGGAAGACAACGGAAAACGTGATAACGGCTGATAGGTCTGACAGGATGGAAACTGTCGGAAGATATACATTCACGGAAGACGGCACATACAGTGTTTCCGCAGTATCGACAGACGCTGCAGGAAATAAATCAGACGAAAGAAAAATATCTTTCATCATTGACAATACTAACCCGGTAGTAAGGATTTCAGGAGTAACGGACGGCAGTTATGTAAAAGATTCCGCAACCCTTGAATTTTCAGCCGTCGAGGTTAATTACAGGAATAATGACGTTAAGATAAGTGGAACAAGGAGCCTTAACGGAATAACTGAGGTACTTGACATGGGAGGCTTTGTAAGCAGTACAAAAGAGTCCGTGATGAAAAAAGTATTTACAGATGAAGGTGAATATGAAATCACGATTATGGCAGAAGACGGGGCAGGCAACAGCTCCAAAACAGAAAGAATACACTTTACGGTGGATACAGCCAATCCGGAAATAACACTTGCGGGACTTGACAGGGCTTCATATACGGACACAGTATCTGGAAAAATAAATATAAAAGATAATTATTACAGGACAGGCACAGTAAAGCTTGTAAGAAGCTCTGTCACATATGATGAAACATCAGACAGGCTTAACATAACCGATAAAGAAGACGTTACGGACCTTTTTGTAAAGACGGGAAAAGAAAGCAGCAGCCGTGAAAGAGACCTGGTTATCGAAATACCTAAGGAACGCGGCAATGACGGACTTTATGTTCTCAGTGTGACGGCAGAGGACATGGCAGGAAAAACATCGGAAAGTATAACTGAATTTACCGTCAACGGATACGGGTCAGTATTTACCTTTAATGAGAGCCTGTTAAATCTTTTAAATAATCCGTATGTAAAAAATGTGCAGGAAGATTTTACCGTAAGCGAATACAATGCCGGCGGCATAGACCATGATAAGGTATCCGTCCAGATAACAAGGGACGGCGCCATGATGCAGAATCCGGAGTACAGTGTCAATGACCTGTCGGAGAAAAACGGATGGCATAAATACGAATATGTGATAAGCAGGGACAACTTTAGCAGTGACGGAATCTACAGGATTGTCATATCCACCGTGGACAGTGACGGCAACAAGTCGGAGACACTGAAAGAGGACAGGCTTGCCGCAGTATTTTATGTAGACACGACCAAACCGGAACTTGTATCGGTGACAGGTCTTGGAAAGAAGAATTATAACGCTTCGGAAATAGATGTAAAGTATGAACTGTTTGATGCCATGGGAATAGCAAAAGTGGAAGTCTACATAGACGGAGTCAGAACAAAAGAGATAACGGATGTGGAAGAGATAACACAGTACCTTGGTTCATTCAGCGTCTCACAGGGTATGAACCGCCACATAAGGCTGGTTATTACAGATAAGGCAGGAAATGTCACGGATACCGATGTGGCTGAAGACGGAAAGTATGTGGCAGATTTTAATAAAAATGTAACCATATCCACTAACATATTTATCCGATGGTATGCCAACAAGGCACTTTTTGTGTGCAGTATAGTGTGCGTGGTGTTACTGACAGCCGGAATAGTGGTTCTGGTTACAAGGAACAGGAAGAAAAAAGGAACACAGGAGAAATAGAATGGGTAATATTGATTATGACTATTTAAAAGATGGTTCGGTTGCTGCAAGTGCAGTGACCGAATCAAAAAATGCGATATTCAGCCAGTCAGTTCTGTCAGTGTTGGTAATAATAATCGGAGTGCTGGTGCTTATTGCATTGTCAATAAGCATTGTCAATCTGATTATGAGTATCAGGATGAACAGAAGGATAGGAAATATCAGCTCAAAACTTGGAACAATACAGTCAGATAAAAATGATACAATCGGGATTGTGTTTTGTAAAAAGTGTGGAAGCAAGTATTCGGTGGCAGACAGACAATGTCCGTTCTGCGGTGAAAAGAGACAATAATTTTTGAAAAAACTCTTGACGTAATAAAGTTTCTCTGATATACTACAAAAGCTGTTGAAACAGATATGGCGAGTTAGCCAAGTGGTAAGGCGTGGGTCTGCAACACCCTGATCGTCGGTTCAAATCCGTCACTCGCCTCTATATCAGAGATAATAATGACATCGATTACATTTGTGGTCGGTGTTATATTTTTATCCGGAAGCGTTTTGCCGGTTTTGAGGATAAGGCAGGTGTTAATATGGATTTTGAAGTGAACGATATTATTAAAATGAAAAAGCCCCATCCCTGCGGATGTTATGAATGGGAAGTCATGCGTGTCGGAGCCGATTTCAGGTTGAAATGTGTGGGATGCGGACATGAGATAATGATTGCAAGAAGAATAGTTGAAAAAAATACAAAATCTATTAAAAAAGTACAATAATTGGACTTGCCACGTTTTTTTTATTATGGTATCATATATCTTCGTGATATATTGATTTATATTCCTTGCTTTCTACTAAGATAGAAAGCCAATAGACCAGAAGGAGGTGCAGTACAGCATGAATAAGTATGAATTAACAGTTGTTGTTAACGCAATGACAGAGGACGATGTAAGAACAGCAGTCATCGAGAAAGTTAAGGATCTTGTTGCAAAGTGTGGTGGAACAATCACAGCTGTTGATGAAGCCGGCAAGAAGAAATTAGCTTATGAGATTCAGAAGATGAATGAAGCATTCTACTACTTCTTTAGTATTGACGCAGTAGCA
Proteins encoded:
- the rpsF gene encoding 30S ribosomal protein S6, whose translation is MNKYELTVVVNAMTEDDVRTAVIEKVKDLVAKCGGTITAVDEAGKKKLAYEIQKMNEAFYYFFSIDAVAEFPNAIASELRIMDNVLRFLCVNVEE
- a CDS encoding DUF951 domain-containing protein; the protein is MDFEVNDIIKMKKPHPCGCYEWEVMRVGADFRLKCVGCGHEIMIARRIVEKNTKSIKKVQ
- a CDS encoding zinc ribbon domain-containing protein, which translates into the protein MGNIDYDYLKDGSVAASAVTESKNAIFSQSVLSVLVIIIGVLVLIALSISIVNLIMSIRMNRRIGNISSKLGTIQSDKNDTIGIVFCKKCGSKYSVADRQCPFCGEKRQ